In a single window of the Pandoraea pulmonicola genome:
- a CDS encoding benzoate/H(+) symporter BenE family transporter — protein MTSSTTPLPPLRPWSDTSPSAIVAGFVAMMTGYTSSLVLMFQAGQAAHLSPAQISSWIWALSIGMGVTTIGLSLRYRTPVVVAWSTPGAALLITSLPGVPYGEAIGAFIVCNALIALCGLTGGFETIMRRVPPALASALLAGILFRIGLEIFVAAQHQTALVFSMFLTYLVVKRFASRYAILLALIVGTAVAGGLGLLDFSHFDIALARPVWTTPSFSLSATVSIAIPLFVVAMASQNVPGLAVLRADGYNVPASPLISTTGIASVLLAPFGSHGIHLAAITAAICTGREAHEDPAKRYTAAVWSGAFYLVAGTFGATIAALFAAFPKALVVSIAALALFGSIMNGLANAMHDTKQREAALITFMVTASGFTLLSIGSAFWGLIAGVLTLAILQWRRA, from the coding sequence ATGACGTCCAGTACGACTCCCCTTCCGCCGTTGCGACCGTGGTCGGACACTTCGCCGTCGGCCATCGTCGCCGGTTTCGTGGCGATGATGACCGGCTACACCAGTTCCCTCGTGCTGATGTTCCAGGCCGGTCAGGCGGCACATCTCTCGCCCGCGCAGATCTCGTCATGGATCTGGGCGCTGTCCATCGGCATGGGCGTGACCACCATCGGGCTATCGCTGCGCTACCGCACGCCGGTCGTCGTCGCGTGGTCGACGCCAGGCGCCGCCCTGCTCATCACGTCGCTGCCCGGCGTGCCTTACGGCGAGGCCATCGGCGCCTTCATCGTCTGCAATGCGCTCATCGCGCTGTGCGGTCTGACGGGCGGCTTCGAGACGATCATGCGACGCGTGCCGCCCGCGCTCGCCTCGGCGCTGCTCGCGGGGATTCTGTTTCGCATCGGCCTGGAGATCTTCGTCGCCGCGCAACACCAGACCGCGCTCGTGTTCTCGATGTTCCTCACCTATCTCGTGGTCAAGCGCTTCGCGTCGCGCTACGCGATTCTGCTCGCGCTCATCGTCGGCACGGCGGTGGCGGGCGGGCTCGGCCTGCTCGACTTCAGCCACTTCGACATCGCGCTCGCCAGGCCGGTGTGGACGACGCCGTCGTTCTCGCTCTCGGCCACGGTGAGCATCGCCATCCCGCTGTTCGTGGTGGCGATGGCCTCGCAGAACGTCCCCGGGCTGGCTGTCCTGCGTGCGGACGGCTACAACGTCCCGGCCTCGCCGCTGATTTCCACGACGGGTATCGCGTCGGTGCTGCTCGCCCCGTTCGGCTCGCACGGCATCCATCTCGCGGCGATCACGGCGGCCATCTGCACCGGACGCGAAGCGCACGAAGATCCGGCCAAACGCTACACGGCCGCGGTCTGGTCGGGCGCGTTCTATCTGGTGGCGGGCACGTTCGGCGCCACCATTGCGGCGCTCTTCGCGGCGTTCCCGAAAGCGCTCGTGGTGTCGATCGCCGCGCTTGCGCTGTTCGGCTCGATCATGAACGGGCTGGCCAACGCCATGCACGACACGAAGCAGCGCGAAGCGGCGCTCATCACCTTCATGGTGACGGCCTCGGGTTTCACGCTGCTGTCGATCGGCTCGGCGTTCTGGGGGTTGATCGCCGGCGTGCTGACGCTGGCGATCCTGCAATGGCGCCGCGCATGA
- a CDS encoding vWA domain-containing protein, translated as MLIDFFYTLRAAKLPVSVKEYLTLLEALQRQVIAPSLDEFYYLARLSLVKDEKHYDKFDQAFGAYFKGVQQIVDASGEVPLDWLEKRMQRELSPEDKARIEALGGLDKLMERLKALFEEQKGRHEGGNKWIGTGGTSPFGNGGFNPEGIRIGGESNGNRTAVKVWDKRTYRDYDDTIELGTRNIKVALRRLRKFAREGAAEELDLDDTIRSTAANAGWLDLKLVPERHNNVKVLMLLDVGGSMDDHIARTEELFSAAKSEFKHLEFYYFHNCVYDYLWRQNRRRHNERFDTWDVLRKYPADYKLIFVGDATMSPYEVLQPGGSVEYNNKEAGAVWLRRFIDRFPHHAWLNPEPEAIWQYRQSISVIRQLFANRMYPVTLAGLESAMRVLSK; from the coding sequence ATGCTGATCGACTTCTTCTACACCCTGCGCGCGGCGAAGCTGCCGGTCTCGGTCAAGGAATACCTGACGCTGCTCGAAGCGCTGCAGCGTCAGGTCATCGCACCCTCGCTCGACGAGTTCTACTACCTCGCGCGGCTCTCGCTCGTGAAGGACGAAAAGCACTACGACAAGTTCGATCAGGCGTTCGGCGCCTATTTCAAGGGTGTGCAGCAGATCGTCGACGCTTCGGGAGAAGTGCCGCTCGACTGGCTCGAGAAGCGCATGCAGCGCGAGCTCTCCCCGGAGGACAAGGCGCGCATCGAGGCGCTTGGCGGTCTCGACAAGCTCATGGAGCGGCTCAAGGCGTTGTTCGAGGAGCAGAAAGGCCGGCACGAAGGCGGCAACAAGTGGATCGGCACGGGCGGCACGTCGCCATTCGGCAACGGCGGCTTCAACCCCGAAGGCATCCGCATCGGCGGCGAGAGCAACGGCAATCGCACGGCGGTGAAGGTGTGGGACAAACGCACGTATCGCGATTACGACGACACGATCGAGCTCGGCACGCGCAACATCAAGGTCGCGCTGCGGCGGCTGCGCAAGTTCGCACGCGAGGGCGCCGCCGAAGAGCTCGATCTGGACGACACCATCCGCTCGACGGCGGCCAACGCCGGCTGGCTCGATCTGAAGCTGGTGCCGGAGCGGCACAACAACGTCAAGGTGCTGATGCTGCTCGACGTGGGCGGCTCGATGGACGACCACATCGCGCGTACCGAGGAGCTGTTCTCGGCGGCAAAGTCCGAATTCAAGCACCTCGAGTTCTACTATTTCCACAACTGCGTCTACGACTACCTGTGGCGACAGAACCGACGCCGCCACAACGAGCGCTTCGACACGTGGGACGTGCTGCGGAAATATCCGGCCGACTACAAGCTGATCTTCGTCGGCGACGCCACGATGAGCCCCTATGAAGTGCTGCAGCCCGGCGGCTCCGTGGAGTACAACAACAAGGAAGCCGGCGCCGTGTGGCTGCGCCGCTTCATCGACCGGTTCCCGCATCACGCCTGGCTCAATCCCGAACCGGAAGCGATCTGGCAATATCGGCAATCGATTTCCGTGATTCGTCAGCTATTCGCCAACCGCATGTATCCGGTCACGCTCGCCGGCCTCGAATCGGCCATGCGCGTGCTAAGCAAGTAA
- a CDS encoding spermidine synthase, protein MTLIKRKSIEAEAFVNDERAARSPRPGYTPRFAPVTFSELGGVRYLHFGTEWVQGAMRLSRPERIELEYAQQMMAWLLFMHVPKHVVQLGLGTGSITKFSHRKFERTQVTAVELNPAVVVAARTMFGLPDDSRRLKVIEADAWDFVTDAANHGSVDVLQVDLYDATARGPVHDTPAFYKACRATLREPGMLTMNLFGDHDSYPKNIRRLRQAFDNRVIEFPEVHDGNVIALAFNGPLLSVAWKDVEARAKVVEAATGLPAKRWVKQLRSANGDGGPVLTI, encoded by the coding sequence ATGACCCTCATCAAACGCAAATCCATCGAAGCCGAAGCGTTCGTCAACGACGAGCGCGCCGCCCGTTCTCCGCGTCCCGGCTACACGCCGCGTTTCGCGCCGGTGACTTTCTCCGAACTGGGTGGCGTGCGTTACCTGCACTTCGGCACGGAGTGGGTGCAGGGGGCGATGCGTTTGTCCAGGCCCGAGCGCATCGAACTGGAATACGCGCAACAGATGATGGCGTGGCTGCTGTTCATGCACGTGCCGAAGCACGTGGTGCAACTGGGCCTCGGCACGGGTTCGATCACCAAGTTTTCGCATCGGAAATTCGAGCGCACGCAGGTCACGGCCGTTGAGTTGAATCCGGCCGTGGTGGTCGCCGCGCGCACGATGTTCGGTCTGCCCGACGATTCGCGCCGCTTGAAGGTCATCGAAGCCGACGCGTGGGATTTCGTGACCGACGCCGCCAATCACGGTAGCGTCGACGTGCTGCAGGTCGATCTGTACGACGCAACCGCCCGCGGTCCGGTGCACGACACGCCGGCGTTCTACAAGGCCTGCCGCGCCACGCTGCGCGAGCCGGGGATGCTCACGATGAACCTGTTCGGCGATCACGACAGCTATCCGAAGAACATCCGTCGACTGCGTCAGGCGTTCGACAATCGCGTGATCGAGTTTCCCGAAGTGCACGATGGCAACGTCATCGCGCTGGCTTTCAACGGTCCGCTGCTGTCGGTAGCGTGGAAGGACGTGGAAGCGCGCGCGAAGGTGGTGGAAGCCGCGACGGGTTTGCCGGCGAAGCGCTGGGTCAAGCAGCTTCGCTCGGCCAACGGCGACGGTGGGCCGGTGCTGACGATCTGA
- a CDS encoding malonic semialdehyde reductase: MSTVAKEAIAQLFTEARTHNEWLDKPVSDETLRELYELMKWGPTSANTTPARIVFVKSAQAKARLLECMAPGNVEKTRTAPVTAIVAYDLKFYEHLPRLFPNGAERMVPMFSGDAAKAAGAAHMNSSLQGGYFILAARALGLDCGPMAGFDAQKVNDTFFAGTEWRVNFICNLGYGDHAKLFPRNPRLSFDEAARII; the protein is encoded by the coding sequence ATGAGCACCGTCGCCAAAGAAGCCATCGCCCAACTCTTCACCGAGGCCCGTACCCACAACGAGTGGCTCGACAAGCCGGTGAGCGACGAGACGTTGCGCGAACTGTACGAACTGATGAAGTGGGGCCCGACGTCGGCCAACACCACGCCGGCCCGCATCGTGTTCGTGAAGAGCGCGCAAGCGAAGGCCAGGCTGCTCGAATGCATGGCGCCGGGCAACGTCGAGAAGACCCGCACCGCGCCGGTGACCGCGATCGTCGCTTACGACCTGAAGTTCTACGAGCACCTGCCCAGGCTGTTCCCGAATGGCGCGGAACGGATGGTGCCGATGTTCTCGGGCGATGCCGCCAAGGCCGCCGGTGCCGCGCACATGAACAGCTCGCTGCAGGGCGGCTACTTTATTCTTGCCGCTCGCGCACTGGGCCTCGACTGCGGTCCGATGGCCGGTTTCGATGCGCAGAAGGTCAACGACACCTTCTTCGCCGGTACCGAATGGCGTGTGAACTTCATCTGCAACCTGGGCTATGGCGACCACGCCAAGCTGTTCCCGCGCAATCCGCGTCTGTCGTTCGACGAAGCCGCGCGCATCATCTGA
- a CDS encoding AAA family ATPase — translation MRFEGSSQYVATDDLKLAVNAAATLQRPLLIKGEPGTGKTMLAEEVAAALGMPLLQWHVKSTTKAQQGLYEYDAVSRLRDSQLGDERVRDIANYIVKGVLWQAFEADQPTVLLIDEIDKADIEFPNDLLRELDRMEFYVYETRQLVKARHRPLVIITSNNEKELPDAFLRRCFFHYIKFPDPATMQSIIDVHFPNIRHELVNAAMATFFEVREIPGLKKKPSTSELIDWLKLLMAEEIGPEALRSPDNKLAIPPLAGALLKNEQDMHLFERIVFMNRANR, via the coding sequence ATGCGCTTCGAAGGCTCTTCCCAGTACGTCGCCACCGACGATCTCAAGCTCGCCGTGAATGCGGCGGCCACCCTGCAGCGCCCCTTGCTCATCAAGGGCGAACCCGGCACCGGCAAGACCATGCTCGCCGAGGAGGTCGCCGCCGCGCTCGGCATGCCGCTGCTGCAGTGGCACGTGAAGTCGACGACCAAGGCGCAGCAAGGTCTGTACGAGTACGATGCCGTCTCGCGCCTGCGCGACTCGCAACTGGGCGACGAGCGCGTGCGCGACATCGCCAACTACATCGTCAAGGGCGTGCTCTGGCAGGCCTTCGAGGCCGACCAACCCACGGTGCTGCTCATCGACGAAATCGACAAGGCCGACATCGAGTTTCCGAACGACCTGTTACGCGAGCTCGACCGCATGGAGTTCTACGTCTACGAGACGCGCCAGCTCGTCAAGGCGCGCCACCGGCCGCTCGTGATCATCACGTCGAACAATGAGAAGGAACTGCCCGACGCCTTCCTGCGCCGCTGCTTCTTCCACTACATCAAGTTCCCCGATCCGGCGACGATGCAGTCGATCATCGACGTGCACTTCCCGAACATCCGCCACGAACTGGTGAACGCCGCGATGGCGACCTTCTTCGAAGTGCGCGAGATCCCCGGGCTCAAGAAGAAGCCGTCGACCTCGGAGCTGATCGACTGGCTCAAGCTGCTCATGGCCGAAGAGATCGGCCCCGAAGCGCTGCGCAGCCCCGACAACAAGCTGGCGATTCCGCCGCTGGCGGGCGCCTTGCTCAAGAACGAGCAGGACATGCACCTGTTCGAGCGCATCGTCTTCATGAATCGCGCCAACCGGTAG
- a CDS encoding c-type cytochrome, with protein sequence MKKFLTMMALALGSTSFTALHAAELKPNAEAAKDKVAMCIGCHGIPDYRTAFPEVYHVPRIGGQNAKYIENALKEYAKGDRKFQTMHGIAATLTEQDIVDIAAYYAAQTSSTPVNPQK encoded by the coding sequence ATGAAAAAGTTCCTCACGATGATGGCGCTGGCGCTCGGCAGCACGTCGTTCACTGCGCTTCATGCGGCCGAACTCAAGCCCAACGCAGAGGCGGCAAAGGACAAGGTAGCCATGTGCATTGGCTGCCACGGCATTCCCGACTATCGCACCGCGTTTCCGGAGGTGTATCACGTGCCCCGGATCGGCGGACAGAATGCGAAGTACATCGAGAACGCCCTGAAGGAGTATGCCAAGGGCGATCGCAAGTTCCAGACGATGCACGGCATCGCAGCCACGTTGACCGAGCAGGACATCGTCGACATCGCCGCCTATTACGCGGCGCAGACGTCGTCGACGCCGGTCAATCCCCAGAAATAA
- a CDS encoding c-type cytochrome: MKHSMYAMTKAAAAASLALGAMLAGWSGAVGAAGNIANGKALVDKGMCASCHGANLNAPISPEYPKLAGQYADYVYNALRAYQNEHSLVYGRSNAIMKTQVMSNPATLGKDGKPRPFTSQELKDISAYIESLPGDLVTKK; the protein is encoded by the coding sequence ATGAAGCATTCGATGTATGCGATGACGAAAGCCGCCGCGGCGGCATCCCTGGCGCTCGGCGCCATGCTCGCCGGCTGGAGCGGTGCCGTCGGCGCCGCAGGCAATATCGCCAACGGCAAGGCCCTCGTCGACAAGGGCATGTGCGCGAGCTGCCACGGCGCCAACCTGAACGCACCGATCTCGCCGGAGTATCCGAAGCTGGCCGGTCAGTATGCGGATTACGTCTACAACGCGCTGCGCGCCTATCAGAACGAGCACAGCCTCGTGTATGGCCGCAGCAACGCGATCATGAAGACGCAGGTCATGTCCAACCCGGCGACGCTCGGCAAGGACGGCAAGCCGCGTCCGTTCACGTCGCAGGAACTCAAGGACATCTCTGCCTATATCGAGTCGCTGCCCGGCGATCTCGTGACGAAGAAGTAA
- the nth gene encoding endonuclease III produces MNDAKRRALFETLQQLNPNPTTELEYTSSFELLISVLLSAQATDVSVNKATRKLYAVANTPAKMLALGEAGVSDYIKTIGLYRTKAKNVIATCELLLARHGGEVPRSREALEALPGVGRKTANVVLNTAFGEDTIAVDTHIFRVANRTGLAPGKDPLAVELALERVTPPEFRHDAHHWLILHGRYVCKARKPECWHCAIEPLCDFRPKTPAPKA; encoded by the coding sequence ATGAACGACGCCAAACGCCGTGCCCTGTTCGAGACGCTGCAACAACTCAACCCGAATCCGACGACCGAGCTCGAGTACACGTCGTCATTCGAGTTGCTGATCTCCGTGCTGCTCTCGGCGCAGGCGACCGACGTCTCGGTCAACAAAGCCACGCGCAAGCTTTACGCGGTGGCCAATACGCCGGCGAAAATGCTCGCGCTGGGCGAAGCCGGCGTGTCCGATTACATCAAGACGATCGGCCTGTACCGCACGAAGGCGAAGAACGTGATTGCCACGTGCGAGTTGCTGCTCGCCCGGCATGGCGGTGAAGTTCCGCGCTCGCGCGAAGCCCTCGAAGCGCTGCCGGGCGTCGGCCGCAAGACAGCGAATGTCGTGCTCAACACGGCGTTCGGCGAGGACACGATTGCGGTCGACACGCATATCTTCCGTGTCGCGAACCGCACGGGGCTCGCCCCTGGCAAGGACCCGCTCGCGGTGGAACTGGCGCTGGAGCGCGTTACCCCGCCCGAATTCAGACACGACGCGCACCACTGGCTGATCCTGCACGGCCGCTACGTGTGCAAGGCGCGCAAGCCCGAATGTTGGCATTGCGCCATCGAGCCGCTCTGCGACTTCCGTCCCAAGACGCCCGCGCCCAAAGCCTGA
- a CDS encoding DNA-deoxyinosine glycosylase, with protein MPKPASRRAKRSDVPDVSDLSGESDLKRNFPPVADARTRVLILGSLPGEVSLAHQQYYAHPQNRFWHLVGEVIGEPLPTLPYGDRLDVLRAHGVGLWDVVAEARRQGSLDSNIRLHAGSDLAGLIATLPALRAVAFNGGTAARIGQRALAQAAVTLPVVLLPSSSPAYTVPYATKRDAWLMLRDWLEEGPRSP; from the coding sequence ATGCCGAAACCCGCCTCCCGCCGCGCCAAACGCTCCGACGTCCCGGACGTTTCCGATCTCTCCGGCGAGTCCGACCTCAAACGCAACTTTCCGCCCGTTGCGGACGCCCGCACACGCGTGCTGATTCTTGGCAGTCTGCCAGGTGAGGTGTCGCTCGCGCATCAGCAGTACTATGCGCATCCGCAGAATCGCTTCTGGCATCTGGTCGGCGAGGTGATCGGCGAGCCGTTGCCGACGCTGCCGTATGGGGATCGGCTCGACGTGCTGCGTGCTCATGGCGTGGGACTATGGGATGTCGTGGCCGAAGCACGGCGTCAGGGCAGCCTCGACAGCAACATTCGCCTGCACGCGGGCAGCGACCTTGCCGGACTGATCGCAACGCTGCCCGCGCTGCGTGCCGTGGCGTTCAACGGCGGCACGGCGGCGCGCATCGGGCAGCGTGCGCTGGCTCAGGCGGCGGTGACGCTGCCGGTCGTCCTGCTGCCATCGAGCAGCCCGGCCTACACGGTGCCGTACGCGACCAAGCGCGACGCCTGGCTGATGTTGCGCGACTGGCTCGAAGAAGGGCCGCGTTCCCCCTGA
- a CDS encoding DMT family transporter — MSQSPRASVAPVLPPAPPPSTWTGVVLIAVSASAFGAMAIFARAAVASGADLFAMLLFRFFVASVLLLVWCRVRRVRFPSRRQTLGIALMGGIGYVGQSLCFFGALQYAQASLVALLLYLYPVFVTILAAIFLHERLTPVKLGALVLCSLGTALTVGGGQGQPLGMTLAVASALIYSGYIVIGARLTRGVDARATATLVCLAATLSFGAMAGVRAMQGLVLHWPAGAGGWAALTAIAVCSTVIAILTFFAGLQRLGAGRASMLSTLEPVVTVLLAAMLLGETLSAAQLGGGALILAGVLWLSARGAAATA; from the coding sequence ATGTCGCAGAGCCCACGCGCCTCCGTCGCCCCCGTCTTGCCTCCGGCGCCCCCACCGTCGACATGGACGGGCGTGGTGCTGATCGCCGTGTCGGCCTCGGCGTTCGGGGCAATGGCGATCTTCGCGCGGGCGGCCGTGGCGTCCGGGGCCGATCTGTTTGCGATGCTGCTGTTCCGCTTCTTCGTAGCCAGCGTGTTGCTGCTGGTCTGGTGCCGGGTGCGGCGCGTGCGGTTCCCGTCGCGGCGCCAGACGCTGGGCATCGCGCTGATGGGCGGCATCGGGTACGTCGGCCAGTCGCTGTGCTTTTTCGGGGCGCTGCAATATGCGCAGGCATCGCTCGTGGCGCTGCTGCTCTACCTGTACCCGGTCTTCGTGACGATATTGGCGGCGATCTTTCTGCATGAACGTCTTACGCCGGTGAAACTCGGCGCACTCGTGCTTTGTTCGCTCGGCACCGCGCTGACGGTGGGCGGTGGGCAAGGGCAGCCGCTGGGCATGACGCTGGCGGTGGCTTCGGCGCTGATCTACTCGGGCTATATCGTCATCGGCGCACGGCTCACGCGGGGCGTCGACGCCCGGGCGACGGCAACGCTCGTCTGTCTGGCGGCTACGCTCTCTTTCGGGGCAATGGCGGGGGTGCGCGCCATGCAGGGGCTGGTGCTGCATTGGCCGGCCGGTGCGGGCGGCTGGGCGGCGCTCACGGCGATCGCCGTCTGCTCGACGGTCATCGCCATCCTCACGTTCTTCGCCGGCCTGCAGCGCCTTGGCGCCGGCCGGGCCTCCATGCTCTCGACGCTGGAGCCGGTGGTGACGGTGCTCCTTGCGGCCATGCTGCTGGGTGAAACGCTAAGCGCGGCGCAACTCGGCGGCGGCGCGCTGATCCTGGCCGGCGTGCTCTGGCTGTCGGCACGGGGTGCTGCGGCAACTGCCTGA
- a CDS encoding DUF1841 family protein, giving the protein MFNPSRDEVRQFFCTTWQKQRSGSILTPLETMAADWIQEHPEYHDALADTEDASARDYTPEAGQTNPFLHLSMHLAISEQVSIDQPPGIRAAYEKLTQRLDSPHEAQHRIMECLGQTLWEAQRSGQPPDSDAYLQRIEQQASR; this is encoded by the coding sequence ATGTTCAATCCGAGCCGCGACGAAGTCCGGCAATTTTTCTGCACGACCTGGCAAAAGCAACGCAGCGGCAGCATTCTCACCCCGCTCGAGACGATGGCGGCCGACTGGATTCAGGAACATCCGGAGTATCACGACGCCCTCGCCGACACCGAGGACGCCAGCGCGCGCGACTACACGCCCGAGGCCGGGCAGACCAACCCGTTCCTGCATCTGTCGATGCATCTGGCGATCAGCGAGCAGGTCTCCATCGATCAGCCGCCGGGTATTCGCGCCGCCTACGAAAAACTGACCCAGCGCCTCGATTCGCCGCACGAGGCGCAGCATCGCATCATGGAATGCCTCGGCCAGACGCTGTGGGAAGCGCAGCGCAGCGGCCAGCCGCCAGACTCCGACGCGTATCTGCAACGCATCGAGCAACAAGCCTCACGCTGA
- a CDS encoding DUF2322 family protein, with amino-acid sequence MIEPTPVFKDNLAQMAAIGSSIDGIARIELRDGTGAVVGTIENAPGKQGSLAVYHYLKQAFGTLDAKAAEHALAVFGEHTADARNRPGVHPNVDRLLAIVAGGSALTIDEIAA; translated from the coding sequence GTGATCGAACCGACCCCGGTCTTCAAGGACAACCTGGCCCAGATGGCTGCCATCGGCAGCAGCATCGACGGCATCGCCCGCATCGAACTGCGCGACGGCACGGGCGCCGTCGTGGGGACGATCGAGAACGCCCCGGGCAAGCAAGGTTCGCTCGCCGTGTATCACTACCTCAAGCAAGCCTTCGGCACGCTCGACGCCAAGGCCGCCGAGCACGCCCTGGCCGTCTTCGGCGAGCACACGGCCGATGCACGCAACCGCCCGGGGGTGCACCCGAACGTCGACCGGCTGCTGGCGATCGTCGCCGGCGGCTCCGCGCTCACCATCGACGAAATCGCGGCCTGA